In Methanocella paludicola SANAE, the sequence CATCATCTCCGCCGCCGCGTTCATCGCCAACAACTGGATCGTGATGCCGTACACGGCCTTCATGAACAGGAGCCTGTCCAGCTACTTTTTCTGGCCCATGGACTTCCGGAGGCTGTGGGGCATAATTAAAAACTTCTTCACCGGCTCGGAGTATCCCCCCTATTCGGTCTACGACATCGGCAAAGGCCGGTTCGCCAATCGCCTCCACCCCGGCGCCAAGCTGCTCCTCTACTCGCACTACGCGGCGCTCTTCGTGGCCACGGCCACCGGCATCGTCCTCTACTCGGGCTCGGTCACGGTGCTGGGATTCGGCGTATCGTCATTGATCGTGCGCGCCCTGGACATGCTAGCCCCCTCTTTTCACATGCCGGGCATGGCCCTGGCCCTGGTGCTCCACATGGCCGCCGCGTACTGGTTCGTGGCCGAGGCCATCATACACGTGGGCATGGTACAGCTCGACCCCAAAAAGTCCCAGCACATCCGGTCCATTTTCCTGCACGGTAAGGAGGACCTGTACGCCGACCCCACGGCCGACATCGTCGATACTTCGGAAAGCTCTAAGGATTTCGAGGAGAAAACTGCCGTCGAGGTCAAGTAGGCTATTTTTTTAGCCTGAGCTTCTCCATGTCCTCGGCCCGGTTCACGTTCAGAAAAGTCTCAAGCTCCGGGTCGACGGCCCTGACGGCGTCGTCGGGCACGTATACCACGTCCTTCAGCCTCTTCAGGGGAGCCGATATCTTGCTCTCGCCGGCCGCGATGGACTCCTCTACGGCCCTGAGCATGGGCCCCCTCTGATATACGGCGTGCAGGGGCTCAATGAGCCCGTCCTCATGGCGGGGCACGGCGGCGTCGTGGCCGAGCGCCTTCTCGAACAAGAGCCGGACGGCCGCGGAGTTTATTAAAGGCATGTCGCAGGCCACGACGACGGCATAATCGCCCTTCAGGCGCTTAAGGCCGGATAAAATGCCCGATAGCGGGCCGATGCCCTGCACTTCGTCATAGGCGAAGTAGTAGCCGCTGATAAAAGGGAACAGCAGGTCTTTCTGCTGCTCGTCCCTCACCGAGATGACGAGCTCGTCCACGACGGGGCAGAGCGCGTCGACGACCCGGCATATCATCCGCCTGCCCCCGACCAGCTTCAGCGATTTCTCACCGCCGCCGAACCTGGTCGAGCGGCCTCCTGCCAGTATCAGGCCAGACCTCATGAAAACTCCTTATGTGCCTAATACATAAAAAACAGATAGTATAGGCCCATCGATATGATGCCGCCGACCACTGTGGAGAAAAAGTTCACGCCCTCGTTAGTCAGCAGCTTCTTCTGCTGGAAGGTGGCGCCCAGTACGCTGTCGATGTTAGTGCCCAGGAGCCCGCCCAGCACCGCGAGGAGGAAGGCGACCCCCGCGTCGGGGCCGGCGACGCCCATGGCGATGGCCACGACGGCGATGGCGACCGAGCCGAACAGGGCCGATACCTCGCCCAGGATGGATACGGCGCCGTCCGTGCCAGGCCTAACCTTTTTAAGCGTGGTGATCAAGCGAGGCTCGCCCCTATAAGTGGAGCCGATCTCGCTGGCCAGGGTGTCGGCGGTCGCCGTGGCCATGGCGCCCAGGTACCCCATGATGAAGATGGTCCTGTCGACGGTACCGACGTACGGGAGCTCGAAGCTCCCGATGGCGCCGAAACCGACCACTAATATTAGAGGGAACAGGCAGTTGCCGAACACGTTCCGGTACCCCCGGGAGCCTTTATTCATCTGGGCCGTGCCGATCTCGACCTTGTACCTGTACTTGTACTTGGTGAAGAGGGTGCCCAGGAAGAAGAACACGAGAAGCAGGGCGAACCAGCCGATGCCCCCGAACAGGATCATGAGCAGCCCGGAGAGCACGCCCGCCAGGGCGCCGGAGAGGTCGGCGGCGTTCAGCTTGTACGAGGCGACGCCGATGATCAGCGGGAACGTCGCGGCGATGATTATTTCGGCCGAGGCGGGGATGCGCGCGTAGGTGAACGACGAGAACAGCCACATGGCCATGCCCGCGCCCAGCGGTATGGCGATGCTCTCCTCGTCCACGATCGTATAGAGGAGCGCGCCGGTCACCGTGCCTATTACCGCTAAAAAGAACATCAGGTCGAGCCGGTCCGTGCCCATGCCCATGTTCACCATCGCCCAGCCCCCGAATATGAAGCCGAATAAAGTGCCCAGTATGAGGAGCGTGACGATCCAGAAGAGCGCCTTATTCCGGGAGACCAGGACGTTGACCAGGGTGGCGGCCCCCTCGCCGAATGCCACGATGCCGATGGTGGCGGCCATCACGTAGACCGGTAAGTCGAGCGACACGACCAGGATGGCCAGGAGAAGGATGGCGAAGCTGAACTTCAGCGGGCCGATGAGCACGCCAGCCTCCATGTCGCGCTCGGAGGCGAACGCCCTGAAGATAAAAGAATTTTTAGGCATGTACAGGATGGCCACGACCCCGAACAGGACGCCCAGGACGATGACCCACTTGGGCACGAAGGGGAACAGCAGCGCCAGCAGGCCGAGGGAGATGTACGCGGACTGCCGCTTCAGCTCGGCGTCTAGCGATTGCCGGCCAAAAGTGCTGAGCCTCGGGTACATAGAGTCAGTATATTCGGCCAATACGCAAAATACTTTACCCTATAGTGAATTAATACGTACGATGCTCGTCCGGCAGATGGCATATAAGATCTACGAAAGGTCCCTGGCCAGCGGTATTAAGCAGAGCCCCGTGCCCCGTTGTATAGCGCTCGTCATTTCGGACGGCGACCTCATCGACCGGCCTGCGCTCAACAAGCTGCTCCAGCTGATCGAATGGTGCGCCGAGCTGGGCGTCCACGAGGCGTCCATTTACGTGAGCGTGACCGACACCAGCGCCGTGTCCAGGCTGGTGGAGTGCATCCGGGACGTCTTTGATGGCGCCGGGTTCCCGGGGAAGATCGTATCCCCGGGAGGCATCGCGGACATAGAGGGCGACATGCCGTGCACGGTCAGCGTCTCCATCGGGTACGGCGGCAAGCACGAGCTGATCAACGCGCTCCGGGCCGCGATGAAGGACGTGAAGGAGGGCAGGCTCTCCGAGGACAGCATCGACGAGCAGGCCATCGATTCCCGCCTCGTGTTCAAGTGCGAGCCCGACCTGTTCATCCGCACGGGCGAGGAAAGGCTCACCGATTTTCTGATATGGCAGGCCGTGTACTCCGAGCTGTACTTTACGGACGTGAACTGGGAGGACTTCCGTAAGATCGACCTGCTCAGGGCGATCAGGGACTACCAGTACAGGCAGCGCAGGTACGGCACATGATCACAGAGAAGGACATCATGTTCCCGGACATACCCTTCGGGAAGACCGCCGTGCTCATCGTGATAGGGCTCGCTATTTACTTCGGCTACTTATACCTGGTCGGCTTCGACAGCGTCCTGGACGTGCTCCTGCACGCGGACTACTGGTACATGGCGCTGGCTGTCATCATCTCCCTGTCCGCAAATGCCTTCCACGCGGCCGGATGGTGGGTATACCTTAAAAGCATGGGATATAAGACATCGTTCTTCAAGGCGTACCAGATCTACCTCGCGTCCATATTTTTCGTCAACCTGCTACCTACGATGGCCGTGAGCGGCGAAGTCTCTAAGATTTATTTCGTGCAGAAGAGCACGCCCGGGAGCCGTTTCGATAAGACGCTGGCCACGTGCGTCATGAGCAGGGTGCTCGAGATCGTCCCCATCGCTTCAGGCGCGACGGTCGGCGTGCTTTACCTGGCTTTCTTCTACGGGATGCCCATCTGGGCCACTGCTTTCTGCCTGTTCGTCGCCCTCGCCATGGCATCAGTGGCCGTAGGCGGGCTCGTCGTGACCATGGACAACGTCCTTCTTCGAAGGCTCGCGAACTCCGCCTTCCGGCTGTTGGGCCGGCTGCTGAGGAAAGACCTCTCTGCGCAGGCGGAGCACGTCGACATCATCCTCGCGCAGTTCGACACGAGCCTCAAGGACATGACGAGTAACAGAGCCCTCGTGGCCGGGTCCCTCGTCTTGATATTAGTGGCCTGGTGCCTGGACGTCTCGGTCGCCTACATCGCCTTCATGGCCATGGGCAGCCCGGTGTCCCCGGTGCTCGTGGTCACCGTGTTCTCGGTCATGGTCATACTCCAGATGCTGCCTATATTCCTGCCCGGGGGCATCGGCGTCGTCGACATCGTGATGACGACGCTGTACATGACGGTGGGGATAAGCAAGAACGCCGCGGCCGGGGCCACCATCATGGTGCGCTTCGTCACGCTGTGGTTCCTCACCGCGCTGGGCGGCCTCGTCACGCTATACCTGACGAAAGCCCATGGAAAAAACGGCGCCAGATGAGGAGAAAGAATCAGAATATTTTACCTGCCAATCGGATGCGACCAAATAAAATTCAATAAAATTCTAGACTGTATTATATACTCGTAGGCAAATTTCTATTTATGAGCGACTACGTGCCCGTGAAGGTGAGGGGCGTCTATTTTGTGAGCACGATCACCGGCCCCCAGGCCGTCGTGTTCATCGCGGCGGACAACGAGCGTATGGTCCCCATCTATATCGGGCTCGCCGAGGCCATCTCCATCGACATCGCGCTCAGGAACGAGACCACGCCCAGGCCGATGACCCACGACCTCATGAAGTCGGTGATGGACAACTTCAACATCAGGATCGACCGCATCATCATCGACGACCTTGACGAGCAGGTGTTCTACGCCAGGCTCATGCTCAAGGACACGGACAAGGAGATCGAGATCGACGCCCGGCCCAGCGACTGTATCGCCCTCGCCGTGCGGATGAACGCGAGCATCTTCATCGACCCCGAGATCTTCGACAAGGTCGCTGTCGACCGCAAGGATATCGAGGCGGCCGGCAACCTCGAGGAATTTTTCGAGTAGGTAATTACTTAATATTACTTTCAAATCGGTTAATATTACTTTCAAATAGCTCTC encodes:
- a CDS encoding cytochrome b/b6 domain-containing protein → MDRLIVTRHTTLERLSHYTNIASLALLLASGFSMYLGLPYLSYGDSYSIHIISAAAFIANNWIVMPYTAFMNRSLSSYFFWPMDFRRLWGIIKNFFTGSEYPPYSVYDIGKGRFANRLHPGAKLLLYSHYAALFVATATGIVLYSGSVTVLGFGVSSLIVRALDMLAPSFHMPGMALALVLHMAAAYWFVAEAIIHVGMVQLDPKKSQHIRSIFLHGKEDLYADPTADIVDTSESSKDFEEKTAVEVK
- a CDS encoding molybdenum cofactor guanylyltransferase, giving the protein MRSGLILAGGRSTRFGGGEKSLKLVGGRRMICRVVDALCPVVDELVISVRDEQQKDLLFPFISGYYFAYDEVQGIGPLSGILSGLKRLKGDYAVVVACDMPLINSAAVRLLFEKALGHDAAVPRHEDGLIEPLHAVYQRGPMLRAVEESIAAGESKISAPLKRLKDVVYVPDDAVRAVDPELETFLNVNRAEDMEKLRLKK
- a CDS encoding DUF92 domain-containing protein, with the protein product MYPRLSTFGRQSLDAELKRQSAYISLGLLALLFPFVPKWVIVLGVLFGVVAILYMPKNSFIFRAFASERDMEAGVLIGPLKFSFAILLLAILVVSLDLPVYVMAATIGIVAFGEGAATLVNVLVSRNKALFWIVTLLILGTLFGFIFGGWAMVNMGMGTDRLDLMFFLAVIGTVTGALLYTIVDEESIAIPLGAGMAMWLFSSFTYARIPASAEIIIAATFPLIIGVASYKLNAADLSGALAGVLSGLLMILFGGIGWFALLLVFFFLGTLFTKYKYRYKVEIGTAQMNKGSRGYRNVFGNCLFPLILVVGFGAIGSFELPYVGTVDRTIFIMGYLGAMATATADTLASEIGSTYRGEPRLITTLKKVRPGTDGAVSILGEVSALFGSVAIAVVAIAMGVAGPDAGVAFLLAVLGGLLGTNIDSVLGATFQQKKLLTNEGVNFFSTVVGGIISMGLYYLFFMY
- a CDS encoding undecaprenyl diphosphate synthase family protein gives rise to the protein MAYKIYERSLASGIKQSPVPRCIALVISDGDLIDRPALNKLLQLIEWCAELGVHEASIYVSVTDTSAVSRLVECIRDVFDGAGFPGKIVSPGGIADIEGDMPCTVSVSIGYGGKHELINALRAAMKDVKEGRLSEDSIDEQAIDSRLVFKCEPDLFIRTGEERLTDFLIWQAVYSELYFTDVNWEDFRKIDLLRAIRDYQYRQRRYGT
- a CDS encoding lysylphosphatidylglycerol synthase transmembrane domain-containing protein, with protein sequence MITEKDIMFPDIPFGKTAVLIVIGLAIYFGYLYLVGFDSVLDVLLHADYWYMALAVIISLSANAFHAAGWWVYLKSMGYKTSFFKAYQIYLASIFFVNLLPTMAVSGEVSKIYFVQKSTPGSRFDKTLATCVMSRVLEIVPIASGATVGVLYLAFFYGMPIWATAFCLFVALAMASVAVGGLVVTMDNVLLRRLANSAFRLLGRLLRKDLSAQAEHVDIILAQFDTSLKDMTSNRALVAGSLVLILVAWCLDVSVAYIAFMAMGSPVSPVLVVTVFSVMVILQMLPIFLPGGIGVVDIVMTTLYMTVGISKNAAAGATIMVRFVTLWFLTALGGLVTLYLTKAHGKNGAR
- a CDS encoding bifunctional nuclease family protein, which gives rise to MSDYVPVKVRGVYFVSTITGPQAVVFIAADNERMVPIYIGLAEAISIDIALRNETTPRPMTHDLMKSVMDNFNIRIDRIIIDDLDEQVFYARLMLKDTDKEIEIDARPSDCIALAVRMNASIFIDPEIFDKVAVDRKDIEAAGNLEEFFE